The genome window CCTCAATGAGCAACTACTGTTTGCTCAACCTCCTTTTCCCCACTGTTGGAAGAGTACTCGTATAACCCCCAtcctcaaaaaatgaaaaccctCTTAATCCTGATATCTCCATCATTTCTTCTTCCACCATTATTGAGCACTGTGATTCCAATTGCACACTTCTCGACTTCCAGTTCGCCATCCTCGATTAAACAggagccaaaaaaaatcgaaccATAGCCTGCCTCCTAGAGTTTTCAATCCTTTTAATTCAACCGCCCCAATAAGTTATTCCGCTGCTACTCCCACTGATTCTCTATGAAGGACCATACATTGCCTGCCTCTTATTCTGCTAAAGGATGCATTTTAAATCTACCTCGTGTGGGCAGGATGAAAGGAAAGGAGGAGGCGGGGGTGGTTGTTCAGTAAATACTTTGCAATTTCCTTAGTCCatggaaaacaaaataaatatagaTAATTGACAAGCAGCCGATACACACCTCctgaatttaaaaataaaatcaggaCATAACAACCCCTTAATGTACGAGTACACTATAAAGATGGTGAGAACCATAGGGGTGCAAAAAGTTCCGACAGATATTACGTCGACACTGCATACTGTCCACTTGTCCACCGTCATATTGCTGAATATTTATGAGGAACTGACacagaaaaatcgaaaaagctGTTAAGACATTGACATATAATTATAGGTTTCCACTTGTCCTTCAAATGCAAACTAAATTCCTGTAATATAAAGGATGGACATTGCGAATCGTCCACAAGTTTATTCTATCCGGCGTCAGTGCGAACATTTCGAAATGCTTCGAACAAGTGATTTACTTGGGCACCATATAtccgttttcaattttttcggaGTTTGGCGATCCAAGGATAAAGTGAAAGACCTTCAATTCTCCATTCGATCATTTATCTTTATCTATTGCATTGGTCCGTTGATAGTAGCGTCGATATTTGCGGCAGGTCTTCATCAAACTGACTTTACCGATACCATTATAAGTCCTCTGTACACCGCCAACATAATTCTCATATTTCTCAAAATACTAAACGTTTACATTAAAACCCAAAAGATTGAAGACTTCCTTGACCAAATGGACAAAGTTCCATTTTTTCCGGAAGCTGGAGAAAAGGACACGAAACATTCAACCGTTCAAAAAGTTCGGTTTCTACCAATAATACTTGCCGTTTTATTCATATCCGTCTCTTTGGTGGTATTATTCGCCCCCGTCGTTCTGGGAAAAATGACCACAGCTCGATCCATCCCGACGTGGTATCCTTTTGAATGGGAGGGAAAGTTTGGCTTGTGTTTCGTCCTATTCATATTCGAGTTTGTCGTTGCAGTCACTTTTGCCACCCTGGTCGTAACTACGGATACTTTCCTGGCATGTGTACTTTTAATTATTGGTGGACAATTTGAATCCCTTGGGTATCGGTTTAAAGACTTACCAAAAAATAATGCCACAATATGGCGGACAAAATTCAAGACATATATTCAGGACTACAACTCCATATGCAAGTAAGGAAACCCATTGTTCAACTGAACTCATAAGATTCCAATATGTTTTCCTTAATCAGGCTGTGCAAGGAGTTCGAGGATATATTTTCAGGAATAATCTTGATCCAGGCGTTGTGCAGCTGCTTATTAATTTGTCTGAGTGCGTTTGGCCTGGGATTGGTAAGTTAAGCAAGGAATACTAGGACCAAACTTATGGACAATATGgatccaaaaatatttcttccagGCACACGATATCGAAACATTCCTACGTTTTCTTACGTTCCTGCTGTGCATGCTATATGAAGTGTTTCTAACCTGCTATGCAGGAGACTATGTTGCAGATAAGTCCAAAAAATTGCTGTTCGATTTATATTCATCGTCCTGGCCTGATATTCCCCAAGATTGCCGCAAAAtgttattgatatttagtatgaaATTGAATAATCCAATTATCATCAAATTTGGGATCATACAGAATCTACACCTGCGGACTTTCACAAAAGTATATAAGTTTACTAAATATCTGGTCTTCAGTATATACCATTTGCATGACAAATTCACTATTCGTCAAATTAAATTAACGCTtaatagaaaatattgaaaatattcaacAAAATGAAGTTAActttttaataaatgaaattaactctctaataaatcaaattaactatttaacaaatgaaattaactattTAACAAACGAAATTAACGCTtcaacaaatgaaaataatcTCATATGTTTCAAAGCAAGTTAAACATTTTTAAGACAAGTCAATACGGGTGGATGAAGTTTTAGTAGAAAATGAAACGTGCGTGAAACGAAACTCTTCAATTTCCTCTAGAGAAATTAATGGTCAACTTTTTCTAAAAGGCTCCAACATAAGTATGTCAAGAAGATGCTAAGTAGCGCGACAGATAACGATCTTCGAGTGTGGTTTAAATTTACGCCTCCGTTGTCgtcaaaatcaatcaattaaaGAACACTCGGGCCAGACTAGTACTGCCAACAGTTCGGGGATGCAATGGGCTGCTCATTACCGTGATGACTATCTAGGAAGTTTCCCATTCCAAATACTAACCAAGACCACCTGAAATAACGAATGACTTCCCTGCTTCATCAGGAAGTTGATGGAAAACTGTGGTCCATCTTGGCAGGAGGTATTGGTTATAAAGGATATCGCCAGTCCAATTAAAGTCCTTTGGAGAAAATTGAGTCTTAATTTCTTTCATGGAAATTGAAAAGTCCCTCACATTGCGCACGCGTCAATTTCCATTAAAACTTCATCCATTACCATTTTCTCTCGACATCCACCTAGTGTTGACTAGTCTTGAAAATgattaatttgaaattatctTCATTTGATAAAGCGTTAATTTCAGTTATTAAatagttaatttcatttatccaaaagttaatttcatttgtcaaAGCGTTAATTTAATTTGACGAATAGtgaatttttcttgcaaatagTATACATAAGTTAATATCTTACCAATTTTTTTAGGTCGTTGATGGCGCCTATAAACTCTATGCATTGCTCCAACAAGTTCCCGAATGAAGGAAGCTAACGAAGTGTTTCAACAAAAAATGACACTGATCAATTTAGTTTCGCACCAATTTTTAATGTTCTACTAGAGTTTGCACTAACTTGACTGTTGTAGGTGGGGAAATACTCAATACACTTACATTTagatgttattttttctttcattttctatCTACAGACCTATGAAGGCCTCATCTAATGGTTAAAATTCGAGTTTTCGCttatttttcctttaatttttccgGTTTTCATCACAAGTTAACCGAACTCCAGTCTCCAGctataggttttttttttggcaatacacggaggtgttaaaaaatcttagaaagatgcaTTCAAGGTCAATGAAAGTAAATGAGTTCCCAACATTGGCAAGTACAACATCCAACTCGGCAAATatctcgagcaggatacgttcTCACTCGTTTGTTCTTCGGCTACCCCATTCACAGGCccaggcattgaaatcacccgctatgattttcGGGGTATGACACCTTGCGTTCAGCACCAAATGGTGCAGCATCTCCTCGTACTGGGCCCGTTTTGCGCTAAGAGGAGCGTAACTCCTGTAGACATGAATCCCGTCCATCTCTGCTCTCACGAAACCAGGGCGTTGCATaatttcttgaatggcctgcccGCCGCATGCCGATGTCGTTGCTTTACCGGTCTAGTCCGTGGTCCAGACACCATCACCGTAGCTGCGATAGGGTTCACAAATAATGGAAACGTCAATTCCCTCGGATAGTGTGTGAGGCCTTGCACCCCCCACagttgttgagattgatttgaatcaatctcatttggaCCTTGTATTTAGCGCTCGCCTGAACACTGGACATCTGCTACTACCACTAATATATCGGTTGTCGATGTCCTTctttccttggcaatatgtccatcTGCTCCACACTTTCTGCGCCGCTTTGATCTATCGTGGGCGCTGGTGCCTGCTGCGGCTACATGCTCAAAGTCTAgccacctgaagcatcttttcgtGTCCACTCGCTCTTAGAGTCGACAGTTGATACAGCCTATCTTCACCCTGCCCGCCGTTAGAATCTTGGATGATGTCTCTGCTGACAGACTGATAACTGCAGTGTGCGTCCCCCCATAAGCCTTTCGCATCGGTTTGTCTGCCAATTCCTGTAGTTCCGGAAGCTCGAAAACCTTTTCCACTGCTGCGCAGAGATTCTCCTTCGTGGTGATCTCATCGATGTCCTTGCACTTGATAGTTACCTCGTGCCGTCTGGCTCTTACTTCAGCCTGCTGGCCAAGGGATTTGTCCACCTGACCGAGGAATTTCTCCACTGTtttatcattcgacttctttagctCCAGTATGAGGTCTCACTTTTGCGACCGCCTAATTCGGTTGACGTTGTTTcctagatccctaagctctgggTCCGACTAAACTTGCTTCAGAACCTCGGCATAAGTTGCTTCTACCTTTTTGGAAATGACAATCACTTCTGGCCGTATCCTCCTCCTCTCCTTCCCCTTCTTGGAGACAACCTTGGTCTATGCCTCCATATCTCGCACTTCATGCTCTGCCTCATTTGCAGGCATCACAACTACCGCCTTTCCTTTGACATCTTTGGCTGTTTTCAATGCCTGCTCCGGTTTCTTTGGAGAAGGGCGTTTCATCCTTTTGCGGATCTGTTGGGGCCCAGGTAtttccccccctccccccgcgGCTTCATTTTCCAGCGCTCTCGCCAAGTAACCTTTGCAGAGGAGATGCCACCTGTGTCGCCTGGTTTACACGCTCATTTCTCCTCCTGGGCTTGCCATGCACCATTCTGATACCTCTGATCATAGCCCTAATATTTTGGTGTATGTTCTTCCTATCCTTTACGAACTCACAAAGCTCCATTATCTTCTTACCCAGTGCGACAAATGCAGCTCCATGGTGGTCATTCGCTCGCTAATATTCGTCACACCCATCATCTGGTATCAGAATCACATCGCTAGGCTTGGCTTCCTTCAATTTCTCCGTAATTGTCTAACAAACTTCTCGTCCCTCTAGCGATCTCGCTCGACTAGATGACGATCTAAGGAGCACTAGACTCCTTCTGAAAAGATCCGGTATGGAGCTAGGTGTCCCCTCCTGGACACCTGCAACCGAGGTAGTACGGTCACCAGTCATCGTCGGTCGGGAGCCGGTCCGTTcattcccaaaaaccgccggtgtTGGGCTTTTCAACCCCTCTGTTGTTTGTGCTGGTAGGTGTTTCGCCTAGTTTAAGGCGCGCTACCTTCCTAAACCGCGGTTCATTG of Hermetia illucens chromosome 4, iHerIll2.2.curated.20191125, whole genome shotgun sequence contains these proteins:
- the LOC119655501 gene encoding odorant receptor 19a-like; the encoded protein is MLRTSDLLGHHISVFNFFGVWRSKDKVKDLQFSIRSFIFIYCIGPLIVASIFAAGLHQTDFTDTIISPLYTANIILIFLKILNVYIKTQKIEDFLDQMDKVPFFPEAGEKDTKHSTVQKVRFLPIILAVLFISVSLVVLFAPVVLGKMTTARSIPTWYPFEWEGKFGLCFVLFIFEFVVAVTFATLVVTTDTFLACVLLIIGGQFESLGYRFKDLPKNNATIWRTKFKTYIQDYNSICKLCKEFEDIFSGIILIQALCSCLLICLSAFGLGLAHDIETFLRFLTFLLCMLYEVFLTCYAGDYVADKSKKLLFDLYSSSWPDIPQDCRKMLLIFSMKLNNPIIIKFGIIQNLHLRTFTKVVDGAYKLYALLQQVPE